A stretch of the Planctomycetota bacterium genome encodes the following:
- a CDS encoding SnoaL-like domain-containing protein produces MSTPATTGATTPIETITKIGKDLVDHCNASLPDGADPIAHDGKLWDAHFASSWTSVEGDGSEFVGREAIEGKYRWWMDNFECHEAKATGPFVGPGGFSVIFDMDVEPKDGSRPRGWMKEIANYTVEDGKIVREVFCYDANQGG; encoded by the coding sequence ATGAGCACGCCAGCGACTACGGGGGCGACCACGCCCATCGAGACCATCACGAAGATCGGCAAGGACCTGGTGGACCACTGCAACGCGTCGCTGCCCGACGGCGCCGACCCCATCGCTCACGATGGAAAGCTGTGGGACGCGCACTTCGCGTCGAGCTGGACTTCGGTGGAGGGCGACGGCTCGGAGTTCGTGGGCCGCGAGGCCATCGAGGGCAAGTACCGCTGGTGGATGGACAACTTCGAGTGCCACGAGGCGAAGGCGACCGGCCCGTTCGTCGGCCCGGGCGGCTTCAGCGTCATCTTCGACATGGACGTGGAGCCCAAGGACGGCTCGCGGCCCCGCGGCTGGATGAAGGAGATCGCCAACTACACGGTCGAGGACGGCAAGATCGTGCGGGAGGTCTTCTGCTACGACGCCAACCAGGGCGGGTAA
- a CDS encoding EF-hand domain-containing protein, producing MKSLVLPATIAACAGLAQADPVRLSHSTDELPIAAVGIACSSTAAPQTSSDNQFWREFSLPFFGISEAVTISQIEFGVETIALPTLVEIPVTINLFQGPAGVAPASTLDLIGTTEVMLGDTSLEVITADVTGVVDAGNSLVVEISVPDLELLAGALTGDVYFPGANSFGETAPSYISSDGCGTPEPVTYATIGFPDVNLVLVAVGETGGAVCVPDFDGDGSLTIFDFLAFQTAFDAGDLMADLDGDGVLTIFDFLAFQTAFDAGCP from the coding sequence ATGAAGAGTCTCGTACTACCAGCCACGATCGCCGCCTGCGCGGGCCTGGCCCAGGCCGACCCCGTCCGACTGTCACACTCGACCGATGAGCTGCCGATCGCCGCGGTCGGCATCGCGTGCTCGTCGACGGCCGCGCCCCAGACATCCAGCGACAACCAGTTCTGGCGGGAGTTCTCGCTGCCGTTCTTCGGCATCTCCGAGGCCGTCACGATCTCGCAGATCGAGTTCGGCGTCGAGACGATCGCCCTCCCCACGCTCGTCGAGATCCCCGTCACGATCAACCTCTTCCAGGGGCCCGCGGGCGTCGCGCCGGCCAGCACGCTCGACCTCATCGGCACCACCGAGGTCATGCTCGGCGACACGTCGCTCGAGGTCATCACCGCCGACGTGACCGGTGTTGTCGATGCCGGCAACTCGCTGGTCGTCGAGATCAGCGTGCCCGACCTCGAGCTGCTCGCGGGCGCACTCACGGGCGACGTCTACTTCCCCGGCGCCAACTCCTTCGGCGAGACGGCGCCGTCGTACATCAGCTCCGACGGCTGCGGCACGCCCGAGCCGGTCACCTACGCCACCATCGGCTTCCCGGATGTCAACCTCGTCCTCGTGGCCGTCGGCGAGACCGGCGGCGCCGTGTGCGTGCCCGACTTCGACGGCGACGGCTCGCTGACGATCTTCGACTTCCTGGCGTTCCAGACCGCCTTCGATGCCGGCGACCTCATGGCCGATCTCGACGGCGATGGCGTCCTCACCATCTTCGACTTCCTGGCGTTCCAGACGGCCTTCGACGCAGGCTGCCCGTAA
- a CDS encoding GC-type dockerin domain-anchored protein produces the protein MHPSRLAGAIAGLAIVLPAAHVAADEIIYETADPFGSPFGLIGFDVFTEQSVAVRFTPAADATLARVSAWFMSNASVPQTRPVTLTIQTDAAPAGFSQPSGDVLETLELIVTAIGWDPQLDTAEASGTTLLRAGETYWLVAEGDFARAQNPVWNWATGVTGYTSTTTPAGAWQQGGDGAVPGLIIEGDAATACPADLDGDGELTLFDFLAFQNLFDAGDPAADFDGDGSLTLFDFLAFQNAFDAGCP, from the coding sequence ATGCACCCGTCCCGCCTCGCCGGCGCCATCGCCGGCCTCGCCATCGTCCTCCCCGCCGCCCACGTCGCCGCCGACGAGATCATCTATGAGACTGCCGACCCCTTCGGCAGCCCGTTCGGCCTGATCGGCTTCGACGTGTTCACCGAGCAGTCGGTGGCCGTGCGGTTCACGCCCGCCGCCGACGCGACGCTGGCCCGCGTGTCGGCCTGGTTCATGAGCAACGCTAGCGTGCCGCAGACCCGACCCGTCACGCTAACCATCCAGACCGACGCCGCCCCCGCGGGCTTCTCGCAGCCCTCGGGCGACGTCCTCGAGACCCTGGAACTGATCGTGACCGCCATCGGCTGGGACCCCCAGCTCGATACGGCGGAGGCCAGCGGCACCACCCTCCTGCGGGCCGGCGAGACCTACTGGCTCGTGGCCGAGGGCGACTTCGCCCGGGCCCAGAACCCCGTGTGGAACTGGGCGACGGGCGTGACGGGCTACACCTCGACCACGACCCCCGCCGGCGCGTGGCAGCAGGGCGGCGACGGCGCCGTGCCGGGCCTCATCATCGAGGGCGACGCCGCCACCGCCTGCCCGGCCGACCTCGACGGCGACGGCGAGCTGACGCTCTTCGACTTCCTGGCGTTCCAGAACCTCTTCGACGCCGGCGATCCGGCCGCCGACTTCGACGGCGACGGCAGCCTCACCCTCTTCGATTTCCTGGCCTTCCAGAACGCCTTCGACGCGGGCTGCCCCTGA
- a CDS encoding aspartyl/asparaginyl beta-hydroxylase domain-containing protein, which yields MQPVTTTESLPNTDAGDARSPAETSPSAGGGAAGFVEVRPDGPRAFDGGTGISARLVKRLAKRIGGVLVVAGLVVGAWLAELYAIPMIVGFYVFCGAIDVGRHRPLTYAVVDSYFFGKGVLTWLLSPFNLLMDVLSLPYRNKGIYRFEDLPELHRRELTELLDAARGSDLIEQLRDKIRDDRSMLFFRWYGRELPATVDVPAFCKEYETIRTVGVSIFNKRKSTSWHFGPLRATFRVLYNLRPTPDNAAFIQVGDRVHYWNNEPLFIFDDTLMHQSVNESDHVRYCMFIDIVRPNKIKPVMDAIVAVLQVLLIRINRTFYKRWVMIK from the coding sequence ATGCAGCCGGTGACGACGACCGAGAGTCTCCCGAACACCGACGCCGGCGACGCACGATCGCCCGCCGAGACATCACCCTCCGCGGGCGGCGGGGCCGCGGGGTTCGTGGAGGTGCGGCCGGACGGCCCGCGGGCCTTCGACGGCGGCACGGGCATCAGCGCGCGACTCGTGAAGCGGCTGGCCAAGCGGATCGGCGGCGTGCTGGTCGTCGCGGGGCTGGTCGTGGGGGCGTGGCTGGCCGAGCTCTACGCCATCCCGATGATCGTGGGCTTCTACGTGTTCTGCGGCGCCATCGATGTCGGCCGCCACCGGCCGCTGACCTATGCCGTCGTCGACAGCTACTTCTTCGGCAAGGGCGTGCTGACCTGGTTGCTCTCGCCCTTCAACCTGCTGATGGACGTGCTGAGCCTGCCCTACCGCAACAAGGGCATCTATCGATTCGAGGACCTGCCCGAGCTGCACCGCCGCGAGCTGACCGAGCTGCTGGACGCGGCCCGGGGCAGCGATCTCATCGAGCAGCTCCGGGACAAGATCCGCGACGACCGCAGCATGCTCTTCTTCCGCTGGTACGGCAGGGAGCTGCCCGCGACGGTCGACGTGCCGGCCTTCTGCAAGGAGTACGAGACCATCCGCACGGTGGGCGTCTCGATCTTCAACAAGCGCAAGAGCACGTCGTGGCACTTCGGCCCGCTGCGGGCGACCTTCCGCGTGCTGTACAACCTGCGGCCCACGCCCGACAACGCGGCCTTCATCCAGGTGGGCGATCGCGTGCACTACTGGAACAACGAGCCGCTGTTCATCTTCGACGACACGCTGATGCACCAGTCGGTCAACGAGAGCGACCACGTGCGGTACTGCATGTTCATCGATATCGTGCGGCCCAACAAGATCAAGCCGGTCATGGATGCCATCGTCGCGGTGCTGCAGGTGCTGCTGATCCGCATCAACCGAACGTTTTACAAGCGGTGGGTGATGATCAAGTAG
- a CDS encoding NAD(P)H-dependent oxidoreductase, translated as MASTRILVFAGSLRRDSLNHALAVAAARGAASAEITELRLRDYPLPLYDEEIEEADGLPDNCLKLKDIFRTHHGLIVGCPEYNSAITGVMKNAIDWVSRPRDGEGPLECFEGKVVGLVAASPGGLGGIRGLPTVRRIFGHIRSIVLPEQFSLPNAADAFDDAGGLKSDDHRKAAEKVGRRVAEVAAAVGVATA; from the coding sequence ATGGCCAGCACGCGCATCCTCGTCTTCGCCGGCAGCCTGCGGCGCGACTCGCTCAACCACGCCCTCGCCGTGGCGGCGGCCCGCGGCGCGGCGAGCGCCGAGATCACCGAGCTGCGTCTACGCGATTACCCGCTGCCGCTCTATGACGAGGAGATCGAAGAGGCAGACGGGCTGCCGGACAACTGTCTCAAGCTCAAGGACATCTTCCGGACCCACCACGGCCTCATCGTGGGCTGCCCGGAGTACAACAGCGCCATCACGGGCGTGATGAAGAACGCCATCGACTGGGTCAGCCGCCCCCGCGACGGCGAGGGCCCGCTGGAGTGCTTCGAGGGCAAGGTCGTCGGGCTGGTGGCGGCGTCGCCCGGCGGGCTCGGTGGCATCCGCGGGCTGCCCACGGTCCGCCGCATCTTCGGCCACATCCGCTCGATCGTGCTGCCCGAGCAGTTCAGCCTGCCCAACGCGGCCGACGCCTTCGATGATGCGGGCGGGCTCAAGTCCGACGATCACCGCAAGGCCGCCGAGAAGGTCGGCCGGCGGGTGGCCGAGGTCGCGGCGGCGGTGGGCGTCGCGACGGCGTAG
- a CDS encoding GC-type dockerin domain-anchored protein, with product MNQKTVFASLAVCGLAAAASGQIRLSQSTDEFVVVAGVGVACVSTAAPQTGADNQFSRSFTLTDFGVSTAFDVNTVEFGIETLALPTLVEGTITVNLFEVPAGSPPILGGTLVGSADVVLTDRTEEVVIVDVAGTVSAGAALMVEINVPSFQDLVGGALTGDVYFPGGNSFGQSAPSFIGSTACGLPDPTDYAAIGFPDTHLIIVAEGEEGMGGICLPDIDMDGELTIFDFLGFQNLFDAGDLAADFDGDGVLTIFDFLEFQNLFDAGCP from the coding sequence ATGAACCAGAAGACCGTTTTTGCCAGCCTCGCCGTCTGTGGTCTCGCCGCGGCGGCCAGCGGCCAGATCCGCCTCTCGCAGAGCACCGACGAGTTCGTCGTGGTCGCCGGCGTCGGCGTGGCGTGCGTCTCGACGGCTGCGCCGCAGACGGGTGCCGACAACCAGTTCTCGCGCTCGTTCACGCTGACCGACTTCGGCGTCAGCACGGCCTTCGACGTGAACACCGTCGAGTTCGGCATCGAGACGCTGGCCCTGCCGACCCTGGTCGAGGGCACCATCACGGTGAACCTGTTCGAGGTTCCGGCCGGCAGCCCGCCGATCCTTGGCGGCACGCTGGTCGGTTCGGCCGACGTCGTGCTGACCGACCGGACCGAGGAAGTCGTCATCGTTGACGTGGCCGGCACCGTGAGCGCCGGCGCGGCCCTGATGGTCGAGATCAACGTTCCGTCCTTCCAGGACCTTGTTGGTGGCGCGCTCACCGGCGACGTGTACTTCCCGGGCGGCAACAGCTTCGGCCAGTCGGCCCCGAGCTTCATCGGCTCCACGGCCTGCGGCCTGCCCGACCCGACCGACTACGCCGCCATCGGCTTCCCCGACACGCACCTGATCATCGTCGCCGAGGGTGAGGAGGGCATGGGCGGCATCTGCCTGCCCGACATCGACATGGATGGCGAGCTGACCATCTTCGACTTCCTCGGCTTCCAGAACCTCTTCGATGCCGGCGACCTGGCCGCCGACTTCGACGGCGACGGCGTCCTGACCATCTTCGACTTCCTCGAGTTCCAGAACCTGTTCGACGCCGGCTGCCCGTAA
- a CDS encoding Mrp/NBP35 family ATP-binding protein yields MISEANIRRWLSAVTPAGEPANVVDEGRLEWVSVLEGSVAVRLHLPSLRDQPEAMEAVAAACLEAIRQGAVRAGERIRALTVEFVDDAGTVVRTSKFEASPRGALRPADTASAPDDAPAPSAPAASDAPAANFAIAVGAGKGGVGKSSIATNLAVGLARRGHAVGLLDADIYGPSVPAMLGLAAHEPSTIAGRFQPFYTHGVKSMTIGKLVEADKALIWRGPMAHGAVKQMVEKTDWGELDHLVIDLPPGTGDVPLTLAQTLRLTGAVVVCTPQRVAQDDAVRAVRMFEQLEVPVLGVVENMSVFIADDGTEYDIFGRGGAQQMAQRLGVPFLGAVPLAMDLRANSDAGDPTANFQTDTVPMRRVREAFEAVLSTLESQLALASLGRGRAGPTLTIH; encoded by the coding sequence GTGATATCGGAAGCGAACATCCGGCGGTGGCTCTCGGCGGTCACGCCCGCGGGCGAGCCGGCCAACGTCGTCGATGAGGGGCGGCTCGAATGGGTCTCGGTGCTCGAGGGGTCCGTTGCCGTGCGGCTGCACCTGCCATCGCTGCGCGACCAGCCCGAGGCGATGGAGGCCGTCGCCGCCGCGTGCCTGGAGGCGATCCGCCAGGGCGCGGTCCGAGCGGGCGAGCGCATCCGTGCGCTGACCGTCGAGTTCGTGGATGATGCCGGCACGGTCGTCCGCACGTCGAAATTCGAGGCCTCGCCCAGGGGCGCGCTGCGGCCCGCCGACACGGCCAGCGCGCCGGACGATGCACCCGCGCCTTCCGCGCCCGCGGCGAGCGACGCGCCGGCGGCCAACTTCGCCATCGCGGTGGGGGCGGGCAAGGGCGGCGTGGGCAAGAGCTCGATCGCGACCAACCTCGCCGTCGGGCTCGCGCGACGGGGCCACGCGGTGGGCCTGCTCGACGCGGACATCTACGGGCCCAGCGTGCCCGCGATGCTCGGGCTGGCCGCCCATGAGCCGAGCACCATCGCCGGGCGGTTCCAGCCGTTCTACACCCACGGCGTCAAGTCGATGACCATCGGCAAGCTGGTGGAGGCCGACAAGGCGCTGATCTGGCGCGGGCCGATGGCGCACGGCGCCGTCAAGCAGATGGTCGAGAAGACCGACTGGGGCGAGCTGGACCACCTGGTCATCGATCTGCCGCCCGGCACCGGCGATGTACCGCTCACGCTCGCCCAGACGCTGCGGCTGACGGGCGCGGTGGTGGTGTGCACGCCGCAGCGCGTGGCGCAGGACGACGCGGTCCGGGCGGTGCGGATGTTCGAGCAGCTCGAGGTCCCCGTCCTGGGCGTGGTGGAGAACATGAGCGTCTTCATCGCCGACGACGGCACCGAGTACGACATCTTCGGCCGCGGCGGCGCGCAGCAGATGGCCCAGCGGCTCGGCGTGCCCTTCCTGGGCGCAGTGCCGCTGGCGATGGACCTGCGGGCCAACAGCGACGCCGGCGATCCGACGGCGAATTTCCAGACCGACACGGTACCGATGCGACGCGTCCGGGAGGCCTTCGAGGCCGTGCTCTCGACGCTGGAGAGCCAGCTGGCGCTGGCATCGCTGGGCCGGGGCCGGGCGGGGCCCACTCTCACGATCCATTAG
- a CDS encoding NAD-dependent epimerase/dehydratase family protein, whose translation MNERVLLTGAAGFIGSHVAEMLRARGWQVIGVDALDGFYDRDRKLANWSQAAGGEPLHRVDITDAAAIGELVARTRPTGIIHLAAKAGVRPSLADPAGYALHNVVGTQHVLDAARTHGVERLVLASSSSVYGNNPKVPFAEDDDVSAPISPYAATKRACELIAHAHHAASGTPVAMLRFFTVYGPRQRPDLAISLFMRAIAHGEPLRVFGDGGMSRDFTYATDIAAGVLAAYDRIPEHGYRIWNLGSDAPVTVLELVERVAAVVGRRPTIEHAPQPTGDVDRTWADLTRSRSELGYAPATPLDEGLRRQWAWLADQPRMAAPRQPVSR comes from the coding sequence ATGAATGAGCGCGTCCTGCTCACCGGCGCCGCCGGCTTCATCGGATCGCACGTCGCCGAGATGCTCCGCGCCCGGGGCTGGCAGGTCATCGGCGTCGACGCGCTGGACGGCTTCTACGACCGCGACCGCAAGCTGGCGAACTGGTCGCAGGCGGCCGGCGGCGAGCCACTGCACCGCGTCGACATCACCGACGCCGCCGCCATCGGCGAGCTCGTCGCCCGCACCAGGCCCACGGGCATCATCCACCTGGCCGCCAAGGCCGGCGTGAGGCCCAGCCTCGCCGACCCCGCGGGCTATGCGCTGCACAACGTCGTCGGCACGCAGCACGTGCTGGATGCGGCCCGCACGCACGGCGTCGAGCGCCTCGTGCTTGCGTCGTCGAGCTCGGTGTACGGCAACAACCCGAAGGTGCCCTTCGCCGAGGACGACGATGTCTCCGCGCCCATTAGTCCGTACGCCGCGACCAAGCGCGCCTGCGAACTGATCGCGCACGCCCACCACGCCGCATCGGGCACGCCCGTCGCGATGCTCCGCTTCTTCACGGTCTACGGGCCCAGGCAGCGGCCCGACCTGGCGATCAGCCTGTTCATGCGCGCGATCGCGCACGGCGAGCCGCTGCGGGTCTTCGGCGACGGCGGCATGAGCCGAGATTTCACCTACGCCACCGACATCGCCGCCGGCGTGCTGGCGGCCTACGACCGCATCCCCGAGCACGGTTACCGCATCTGGAACCTCGGCAGCGATGCGCCGGTGACCGTCCTGGAGCTGGTCGAACGCGTCGCGGCGGTCGTGGGCCGGCGGCCGACCATCGAGCATGCTCCACAGCCCACGGGCGATGTTGATCGCACGTGGGCCGATCTCACCCGCAGCCGATCCGAGCTGGGCTACGCGCCCGCTACGCCGCTCGACGAGGGACTCCGCCGGCAGTGGGCCTGGCTGGCCGACCAGCCGCGGATGGCCGCCCCGCGGCAGCCCGTCAGCCGTTGA
- a CDS encoding GC-type dockerin domain-anchored protein, which translates to MRLSHSVDEGTITPGVGAACTTIDDPSTGRDNSFWRGFFLPDFGVDDSLRVTRVEFGVETLALPTLGEADIAINLYSPIDWPMPPSSFDLVGSTTITLTERSLDVVAADIHGVVQGGWLVVEVAVPDFSLASGGLTGDVFIPGANSAGQTAPSYVSSDGCGLPEPTDFADIALPDTHLVISVEGEQFICRCCADFDRDGQLTIFDFLAFQTYFAVGDSRADLDRDGELTIFDFLQFQNYFIAGCP; encoded by the coding sequence GTGCGGCTTTCGCATTCGGTCGATGAGGGCACGATCACGCCCGGCGTGGGCGCCGCGTGCACGACGATCGACGATCCGAGCACCGGCCGGGACAACAGCTTCTGGCGGGGCTTCTTCCTGCCGGACTTCGGCGTCGACGACAGCCTGCGGGTCACGCGGGTCGAGTTCGGCGTCGAGACGCTCGCCCTGCCCACGCTCGGCGAGGCCGATATCGCCATCAACCTGTATTCGCCGATCGACTGGCCCATGCCGCCGAGTTCGTTCGACCTCGTGGGGTCGACCACCATCACGCTGACCGAGCGTTCGCTCGACGTCGTCGCGGCCGACATCCACGGCGTGGTCCAGGGAGGCTGGCTCGTCGTCGAGGTCGCGGTGCCCGATTTCAGCCTGGCGTCGGGCGGCCTGACCGGCGACGTGTTCATCCCCGGCGCTAACTCGGCCGGACAGACCGCGCCGTCCTACGTCAGCTCCGATGGCTGCGGCCTCCCCGAGCCGACCGACTTCGCCGACATCGCCCTGCCCGACACGCACCTGGTCATCAGCGTCGAGGGCGAGCAGTTCATCTGTCGCTGCTGCGCCGACTTCGACCGCGACGGCCAGCTGACCATCTTCGATTTCCTAGCCTTCCAGACCTACTTCGCGGTGGGCGACTCGCGGGCCGACCTCGACCGGGACGGCGAACTGACCATCTTCGACTTCCTGCAGTTCCAGAACTACTTCATCGCCGGCTGCCCCTAG
- a CDS encoding GC-type dockerin domain-anchored protein, with the protein MSRITKSASDRAVCSRLGLLGVLALGTVAAAGAAASADECCRWELRVQRKAILSDNFEVELWAHFPDSGHAFGGGRVDILTDGVDWISGDYCGLGPPVGGSVGQVVGDDVLDIAVGQLHFPIGGIFADTDNPILVWCGEFEASGDGYRTIETQTDSFSYYPDADSAVSNTCTPIEADRTVFVGPLVIDDWIASPFPGVGGDIVKDGLELFPLPGGPGEIGVGLQADDSKGDKMGNFEIQHLMSTLDPAASLDLTWYPLPWCFWIDPWITLGLTTPRRGELDIVPNFRGVGATTVPIVAFLDGKEAGRDAVPAGGSFKIFDPCTSLTWCWIEDDDGWPVLVLKCDSPFDIQIGSTRVRADSIRMQPAELRGAPIDLDRVEVRGRGLDRLVIEDAGVPDATSCFADCNGDGRLNIFDFLCFQNLFSAGDLAADCNGDGRLNIFDFLCFQNAFADGCP; encoded by the coding sequence ATGTCTCGCATCACCAAGAGTGCTTCGGATCGCGCCGTGTGTTCGCGGCTCGGCCTGCTGGGCGTGCTCGCGCTCGGCACCGTCGCCGCCGCGGGCGCCGCGGCGTCGGCCGACGAGTGCTGCCGGTGGGAGCTGCGCGTGCAGCGCAAGGCCATCCTGTCGGACAACTTCGAGGTGGAGCTCTGGGCCCACTTCCCCGATTCGGGCCACGCCTTCGGCGGCGGCCGTGTCGACATCCTCACCGACGGCGTCGACTGGATCTCCGGCGACTACTGCGGCCTCGGCCCGCCCGTCGGCGGGTCGGTGGGGCAGGTCGTGGGCGACGACGTGCTGGACATCGCGGTGGGCCAGCTGCACTTCCCCATCGGCGGCATCTTTGCCGACACCGACAACCCCATCCTGGTCTGGTGTGGCGAGTTCGAGGCGTCGGGCGACGGCTATCGCACGATCGAGACCCAGACCGACAGCTTCTCCTACTACCCCGACGCGGACAGCGCAGTCAGCAACACGTGCACGCCCATCGAGGCCGACCGCACCGTCTTCGTCGGGCCGCTCGTCATCGACGACTGGATCGCGTCGCCCTTCCCGGGCGTCGGCGGCGACATCGTCAAGGACGGGCTCGAGCTGTTCCCGCTGCCGGGCGGGCCGGGCGAGATCGGCGTCGGGCTGCAGGCCGACGACTCCAAGGGCGACAAGATGGGCAACTTCGAGATCCAGCACCTCATGAGCACGCTGGATCCAGCCGCCTCGCTCGATCTGACCTGGTACCCCCTGCCGTGGTGCTTCTGGATCGACCCGTGGATCACGCTCGGCCTGACCACGCCCCGCCGCGGCGAGCTGGACATCGTGCCCAATTTCCGCGGCGTCGGCGCCACGACCGTGCCGATCGTGGCGTTCCTCGACGGCAAGGAGGCCGGCCGCGACGCGGTGCCGGCGGGGGGCAGCTTCAAGATCTTCGACCCGTGCACCTCGTTGACGTGGTGCTGGATCGAGGATGATGACGGCTGGCCCGTGCTGGTGCTCAAGTGCGACTCGCCGTTCGACATCCAGATCGGCAGCACGCGGGTGCGGGCCGACAGCATCCGGATGCAGCCCGCCGAACTCCGCGGCGCACCGATCGACCTGGACCGTGTCGAGGTTCGCGGCCGGGGCCTGGACCGGCTGGTGATCGAGGACGCCGGCGTGCCCGATGCGACGAGCTGCTTCGCCGACTGCAACGGCGATGGCCGGCTGAACATCTTCGACTTCCTGTGCTTCCAGAACCTGTTCAGCGCGGGCGACCTCGCCGCCGATTGCAACGGCGACGGCCGGCTGAACATCTTCGACTTCCTGTGCTTCCAGAACGCCTTCGCCGACGGCTGCCCGTAG
- a CDS encoding 4-oxalocrotonate tautomerase family protein, producing the protein MPYVNVQITAGATRTQKQRLVEDITRSLVDTLGKKPEQTHIVIQEIAEADWGFAGMLTDDYRRRERDGVAT; encoded by the coding sequence ATGCCCTACGTCAACGTGCAGATCACCGCCGGCGCCACCCGCACCCAGAAGCAGCGGCTCGTCGAGGACATCACCCGTTCGCTCGTCGACACGCTCGGCAAGAAGCCCGAGCAGACGCACATCGTCATCCAGGAGATCGCCGAAGCCGACTGGGGCTTCGCCGGCATGCTCACCGACGACTATCGCCGCCGAGAGCGGGATGGCGTCGCTACTTGA
- a CDS encoding GC-type dockerin domain-anchored protein, producing the protein MTRCIAAVCGIAIAATAAAQETRSVVAFETGTIRVDGPRPPDFGDFFFNIQGEGSPVEFRSYGTARWDLTAVQAEFDAAFPGGWEVTAVTLEMTQDNAGFTADGLVDVFISTDDTTDAKTAGSPLFWPFFDAGSGDPQLPLAEADPILSYLFFEIETGTIDAYDQSGGPGGGVEALALTDAVRAEIEGDEVMTWVFVEAEAGVVATYRGQTEFMGREGPKLIITAEGDGSGTCRPDIDGDGSLTIFDFLAFQNLFDAGDLAADFDGDGSLTIFDFLEFQNEFDAGCP; encoded by the coding sequence ATGACCCGTTGCATCGCAGCCGTCTGTGGGATTGCCATCGCCGCGACCGCGGCCGCTCAAGAGACCCGCTCGGTCGTCGCCTTCGAGACCGGCACGATCCGCGTTGACGGGCCCCGCCCGCCGGACTTTGGCGACTTCTTCTTCAACATCCAGGGCGAGGGCAGCCCCGTGGAGTTCCGCTCCTATGGCACCGCGCGGTGGGACCTGACCGCCGTGCAGGCCGAGTTCGATGCGGCCTTCCCGGGCGGCTGGGAGGTCACCGCCGTCACCCTGGAGATGACCCAGGACAACGCCGGCTTCACCGCCGACGGCCTCGTGGATGTCTTCATCTCCACCGACGACACCACCGACGCCAAGACCGCCGGTAGCCCGCTATTCTGGCCGTTCTTCGACGCCGGCAGCGGCGACCCGCAGCTGCCGCTGGCCGAGGCCGACCCGATCCTCAGCTACCTCTTCTTCGAGATCGAGACCGGCACCATCGACGCGTACGACCAGAGCGGCGGTCCGGGCGGCGGCGTCGAGGCGCTCGCCCTGACCGACGCCGTCAGGGCCGAGATCGAGGGCGACGAGGTGATGACCTGGGTGTTCGTGGAGGCCGAGGCCGGCGTCGTGGCGACCTACCGGGGCCAGACCGAGTTCATGGGCCGCGAGGGCCCCAAGCTCATCATCACCGCCGAGGGCGACGGCAGCGGCACCTGCCGGCCGGATATCGACGGCGACGGCTCGCTGACGATCTTCGACTTCCTCGCCTTCCAGAACCTCTTCGACGCGGGCGATCTGGCCGCCGACTTCGACGGCGACGGCTCGCTGACGATCTTCGACTTCCTGGAGTTCCAGAACGAGTTCGACGCCGGGTGCCCCTGA